Proteins encoded within one genomic window of Pararhizobium capsulatum DSM 1112:
- the rplN gene encoding 50S ribosomal protein L14, whose product MIQMQTNLDVADNSGARRVMCIKVLGGSKRKYASVGDIIVVSIKEAIPRGRVKKGDVMKAVVVRTAKDIRRPDGSVIRFDNNAAVLIDNKKEPIGTRIFGPVPRELRAKNHMKIISLAPEVL is encoded by the coding sequence ATGATTCAGATGCAAACAAACCTCGACGTGGCGGATAATTCCGGCGCACGTCGTGTCATGTGCATCAAGGTGCTGGGCGGTTCCAAGCGTAAGTACGCTTCGGTCGGCGACATTATTGTCGTTTCGATCAAGGAAGCTATTCCGCGCGGCCGCGTCAAGAAGGGTGATGTGATGAAGGCGGTTGTTGTACGCACCGCCAAGGACATCCGTCGTCCGGACGGCAGCGTCATCCGCTTCGATAACAACGCAGCTGTTCTTATCGATAACAAGAAAGAGCCGATCGGCACCCGTATCTTCGGACCGGTTCCGCGCGAACTGCGCGCCAAGAACCACATGAAGATCATCTCGCTGGCTCCAGAAGTACTGTAA
- the rplX gene encoding 50S ribosomal protein L24, translating to MQKIRKGDKVVVLTGKDKGRSGEVIQVLPKEDRAVVRGINLVKRHQRQTQSQEAGIISKEASVHLSNLAVADKDGKPTRVGFKVLEDGKKVRVAKRSGEVIDG from the coding sequence ATGCAAAAGATTCGCAAGGGCGACAAAGTCGTCGTACTCACCGGTAAGGACAAGGGCCGTTCCGGTGAAGTTATCCAAGTGCTGCCGAAGGAAGATCGGGCTGTTGTGCGTGGCATCAATCTGGTGAAGCGTCACCAGCGCCAGACCCAGAGCCAGGAAGCCGGCATCATCAGCAAGGAAGCCTCCGTGCACCTTTCCAACCTCGCCGTTGCAGACAAGGACGGCAAGCCGACCCGCGTCGGCTTCAAGGTTCTTGAGGACGGCAAGAAGGTCCGTGTGGCCAAGCGTTCGGGAGAAGTGATCGATGGCTGA
- the rplE gene encoding 50S ribosomal protein L5, translating into MADASKYEPRLKKDYVERIRAAMQEKFSYANEMQIPRLEKIVINMGVGESTSDSKKPTVAAADLAAIAGQKPVITKARNSIAGFKLREGMPIGAKVTLRGARMYEFLDRLVNIALPRVRDFRGLNPKSFDGRGNFAMGIKEHIVFPEINYDKVDQMWGMDIIVCTTATVDDEARALLTEFNFPFRQ; encoded by the coding sequence ATGGCTGACGCAAGCAAGTACGAGCCCCGGCTCAAGAAGGATTACGTCGAGCGCATCCGCGCTGCGATGCAGGAGAAGTTCTCCTACGCCAACGAAATGCAGATCCCGCGTCTTGAAAAGATCGTGATCAACATGGGTGTTGGCGAGTCGACCTCCGACTCCAAGAAGCCCACGGTTGCTGCAGCCGATCTCGCCGCGATTGCCGGCCAGAAGCCGGTCATCACCAAGGCTCGCAACTCCATCGCCGGCTTCAAGCTGCGCGAAGGCATGCCGATCGGTGCGAAGGTTACTCTTCGTGGCGCGCGCATGTATGAATTCCTGGACCGCCTCGTGAACATCGCTCTTCCGCGCGTTCGCGACTTCCGTGGTCTGAACCCGAAGTCCTTCGACGGCCGTGGCAACTTCGCCATGGGCATCAAAGAGCACATTGTGTTCCCTGAGATCAACTACGACAAGGTTGATCAGATGTGGGGCATGGACATCATCGTTTGCACGACGGCAACTGTCGACGACGAAGCGCGGGCTCTGCTTACAGAGTTCAACTTCCCGTTCCGCCAGTAA
- the rpsN gene encoding 30S ribosomal protein S14, producing the protein MAKTSAVEKNKRRRKLVSQEASKRAALKATIMNQSLPLEERFKATLKLAALPRDGSKTRVRNRCEVTGRPRAYYRKLKMSRIALRELGNFGRVPGIVKSSW; encoded by the coding sequence ATGGCGAAAACGAGCGCAGTTGAAAAGAACAAGCGCCGCCGCAAACTGGTCTCCCAGGAAGCCTCCAAGCGGGCTGCCCTGAAGGCGACCATCATGAACCAGTCTCTTCCTCTCGAAGAGCGGTTCAAGGCAACTCTGAAGCTGGCCGCCCTCCCGCGCGATGGTTCGAAGACCCGCGTACGCAACCGTTGCGAAGTCACCGGTCGTCCGCGCGCTTACTATCGTAAACTCAAGATGTCGCGTATTGCGCTTCGCGAACTTGGCAATTTCGGCCGCGTGCCGGGCATTGTTAAGTCGAGCTGGTAA
- the rpsH gene encoding 30S ribosomal protein S8 → MAMTDPLGDMLTRIRNGAARRKSSVSTPASKLRARVLDVLQAEGYIRGYSEVEFGNGKAELNIELKYYEGASVIREIGRVSKPGRRVYVSVKSIPQVANGLGITILSTPKGVMADHQAREQNVGGEILCSVF, encoded by the coding sequence ATGGCAATGACTGATCCATTGGGCGATATGCTCACCCGTATCCGTAACGGTGCTGCTCGCCGCAAGTCCAGCGTTTCGACGCCGGCTTCGAAGCTGCGCGCACGCGTTCTGGATGTTCTTCAGGCTGAAGGCTACATCCGCGGTTACTCCGAAGTCGAATTCGGCAACGGCAAGGCTGAGCTGAATATCGAACTGAAATACTACGAAGGTGCGTCGGTGATCCGTGAGATCGGCCGCGTATCCAAGCCGGGCCGCCGAGTTTATGTCTCGGTGAAGTCCATTCCGCAGGTCGCGAACGGTCTCGGCATCACTATCCTTTCGACTCCGAAGGGTGTGATGGCTGATCACCAGGCACGCGAACAGAACGTTGGTGGCGAGATCCTTTGCTCCGTATTCTAA
- the rplF gene encoding 50S ribosomal protein L6, protein MSRIGKKPVQVPAGVTATVDGQKVTAKGPKGELFFVANDEVLVKLEDGAVAVTPVDQSKDARSKWGMSRTMIENIFKGVKDGYERKLEINGVGYRASLQGKNLQLALGFSHDVIYQTPEGISIAVPKPTEIVVTGINKQQVGQVAAEIREYRGPEPYKGKGVKYAGERIVRKEGKKK, encoded by the coding sequence ATGTCTCGTATCGGTAAAAAGCCCGTTCAGGTTCCCGCAGGTGTCACCGCGACTGTCGATGGACAGAAGGTGACGGCAAAGGGCCCGAAGGGCGAACTCTTCTTCGTTGCAAACGACGAAGTTCTCGTAAAGCTGGAAGACGGCGCTGTTGCTGTTACTCCGGTTGACCAGTCCAAGGATGCACGGTCGAAGTGGGGCATGTCCCGCACGATGATCGAAAACATCTTCAAGGGTGTCAAGGATGGTTACGAGCGCAAGCTCGAGATCAACGGCGTTGGTTACCGCGCGTCGCTTCAGGGCAAGAACCTGCAGCTGGCACTCGGTTTCAGCCACGACGTGATCTACCAGACCCCGGAAGGCATCTCGATTGCTGTGCCGAAGCCGACGGAAATCGTCGTCACCGGCATCAACAAGCAGCAGGTCGGCCAGGTTGCAGCGGAAATCCGCGAATACCGTGGTCCTGAGCCTTACAAGGGCAAGGGCGTCAAGTATGCCGGCGAGCGGATTGTCCGCAAAGAAGGCAAGAAGAAGTAA
- the rplR gene encoding 50S ribosomal protein L18 encodes MATRKDTLVRRASRVRRQIKAVANGRPRLSVHRSSKNIYAQVIDDVAGKTLASASTLDTDLRSSLKTGADAAAAAAVGKLLAERASKAGVKDVVFDRGAFIYHGRVKALAEAAREGGLNF; translated from the coding sequence ATGGCTACAAGGAAAGATACTCTTGTGCGTCGCGCCTCTCGCGTGCGTCGTCAAATCAAGGCTGTTGCAAACGGCCGTCCGCGCCTGTCGGTTCATCGCTCGTCGAAGAACATCTACGCTCAGGTTATCGATGATGTTGCTGGCAAGACGCTCGCGTCTGCCTCGACCCTCGATACGGATCTCCGCTCTTCGCTGAAGACTGGCGCCGATGCAGCAGCTGCTGCAGCCGTCGGCAAGCTTCTCGCAGAGCGTGCATCGAAGGCTGGTGTCAAGGACGTCGTCTTTGACCGTGGCGCCTTCATCTATCACGGCCGCGTCAAGGCGCTCGCCGAGGCAGCCCGCGAGGGTGGCCTGAACTTCTAA
- the rpsE gene encoding 30S ribosomal protein S5, producing MAQEKRGSREDRQNREERDSEFVDKLVAINRVAKVVKGGRRFGFAALVVVGDQKGRVGFGHGKAREVPEAIRKATEAAKRELIFVPLRSGRTLHHDVHGRHGAGKVLLRAAKAGTGIIAGGPMRAVFETLGMHDVVAKSTGSSNPYNMIRATFDALKNQMHPKDIAAQRGMKYATLQARRTSAGVASEE from the coding sequence ATGGCACAAGAAAAAAGAGGTTCTCGCGAAGACCGCCAGAACCGCGAGGAGCGTGACAGCGAATTCGTTGACAAGCTCGTCGCCATCAACCGCGTCGCAAAAGTCGTCAAGGGCGGCCGTCGTTTCGGCTTTGCTGCTCTCGTCGTCGTCGGCGACCAGAAGGGCCGCGTTGGCTTCGGTCATGGCAAGGCACGCGAAGTGCCGGAAGCCATCCGCAAGGCCACCGAAGCTGCCAAGCGCGAACTGATCTTCGTTCCGCTGCGCTCCGGCCGTACGCTGCATCATGACGTTCACGGCCGTCACGGCGCTGGCAAGGTTCTCCTGCGCGCTGCCAAGGCTGGTACCGGCATCATCGCCGGTGGTCCGATGCGCGCCGTCTTCGAAACGCTCGGCATGCACGACGTTGTTGCGAAGTCGACCGGTTCGTCGAACCCGTACAACATGATTCGTGCCACGTTCGACGCCCTCAAGAACCAGATGCACCCGAAGGACATCGCAGCTCAGCGCGGCATGAAATATGCTACGTTGCAGGCTCGTCGTACGTCCGCCGGCGTTGCTTCCGAAGAATAA
- the rpmD gene encoding 50S ribosomal protein L30, whose product MAKKEVAQKTVTVEQIGSPIRRPAVQRQTLIGLGLNKMHRVRTLEDTPSVRGMIRSVQHLVRVVDEK is encoded by the coding sequence ATGGCCAAGAAAGAAGTTGCACAGAAGACGGTTACGGTCGAACAGATCGGTAGCCCCATTCGCCGGCCTGCCGTACAGCGCCAGACGCTGATCGGTCTCGGGCTCAACAAGATGCACCGGGTTCGCACTCTGGAAGATACGCCTTCCGTTCGCGGCATGATCCGGTCTGTCCAGCACCTCGTTCGCGTCGTCGACGAGAAGTGA
- the rplO gene encoding 50S ribosomal protein L15 — MKLNEIKDNEGSTHSRKRLGRGIGSGSGKTGGRGVKGQKARSGVAINGFEGGQMPIYRRLPKRGFNNIFRADFVVVSLGRIQTAIDAKKLDASAAIDAAALTAAGVIRRAKDGVRILADGELKAKVSLEVAGASKSAIEKIEKAGGSIKLLSGAAE, encoded by the coding sequence ATGAAACTGAATGAAATCAAGGACAACGAAGGCTCGACCCATAGCCGCAAGCGTCTCGGCCGCGGTATCGGCTCGGGCTCCGGCAAGACCGGTGGTCGTGGTGTCAAGGGTCAGAAGGCTCGTTCGGGCGTTGCGATCAACGGCTTCGAAGGCGGTCAGATGCCAATCTACCGTCGTCTGCCGAAGCGCGGCTTCAACAACATCTTCCGTGCGGATTTTGTCGTTGTGTCGCTCGGCCGCATCCAGACCGCAATCGACGCCAAGAAGCTTGACGCTTCTGCAGCGATCGATGCTGCTGCCCTGACCGCTGCCGGCGTTATCCGCCGCGCCAAGGACGGCGTTCGCATTCTGGCCGATGGCGAACTGAAGGCGAAGGTTTCGCTCGAAGTTGCCGGTGCTTCCAAGTCTGCGATCGAAAAGATCGAGAAGGCTGGCGGCTCGATCAAGCTGCTTTCGGGCGCTGCTGAATAA
- the secY gene encoding preprotein translocase subunit SecY, protein MASAAEQLASNLNFSTFAKAEDLKKRLWFTLGALLVYRLGTYIPLPGLNPEAFAQAFQGQSGGILGLFNMFSGGAVARMAIFALGIMPYISASIIVQLMTSVVPSLEQLKKEGEQGRKIINQYTRYGTVLLGTLQAYGIAVGLESGNGLVIDPGWFFKISTVISLLGGTMFLMWLGEQITSRGIGNGISLIIFAGIVAHLPTALAGTLELGRTGALSTPLILAIIVMVVAVIALIVFVERAQRRLLIQYPKRQVGNRMFQGDTSHLPLKLNTAGVIPAIFASSLLLLPATLAGFANSANMPAWATTVVASLSHGKPLYMVLYGGMIAFFAFFYTAIVFNPKDTADNLKKHGGFILGIRPGERTAEYIDYVLTRITVLGAIYLMFVCILPEVLIAQTGVPFYLGGTSLLIVVSVTLDTVAQVQGHLIAQQYEGLIKKSKLRGGKRGR, encoded by the coding sequence ATGGCTTCTGCAGCGGAACAGCTCGCCTCAAACCTGAACTTTTCGACCTTTGCCAAGGCAGAGGATCTGAAGAAACGCCTTTGGTTCACCCTTGGTGCGCTGCTGGTGTATCGTCTCGGCACCTACATCCCGTTGCCCGGCCTCAACCCTGAGGCATTTGCGCAGGCCTTCCAGGGGCAGAGCGGCGGTATTCTCGGCCTCTTCAACATGTTTTCCGGCGGCGCGGTTGCCCGCATGGCGATCTTCGCCCTCGGAATCATGCCCTACATCTCTGCCTCGATCATCGTTCAGCTGATGACCTCGGTCGTCCCGTCGCTGGAACAGCTAAAGAAGGAAGGCGAGCAGGGGCGCAAGATCATCAACCAGTACACCCGCTACGGCACGGTGCTGCTCGGCACGCTGCAAGCCTATGGCATTGCGGTTGGACTTGAGAGCGGCAACGGTCTCGTCATCGATCCGGGCTGGTTCTTCAAGATTTCCACCGTCATCTCGCTGCTCGGCGGCACGATGTTCCTGATGTGGCTCGGCGAGCAGATCACCTCGCGCGGTATCGGCAACGGTATTTCGCTGATCATCTTCGCCGGTATCGTCGCGCATCTGCCGACGGCTCTGGCCGGCACGCTTGAACTTGGTCGCACCGGCGCGCTTTCCACGCCGCTGATTCTTGCGATCATCGTCATGGTCGTAGCCGTGATCGCGCTGATCGTCTTCGTCGAACGCGCCCAGCGTCGCCTGTTGATCCAGTATCCGAAGCGACAGGTGGGCAATCGTATGTTCCAGGGCGATACGTCGCACTTGCCGCTGAAGCTGAACACCGCCGGCGTTATCCCCGCAATCTTTGCATCGTCGCTTCTGCTTCTGCCGGCGACGCTTGCAGGCTTTGCCAACAGCGCCAACATGCCAGCTTGGGCAACGACGGTGGTTGCGTCTCTCAGCCACGGCAAGCCGCTCTACATGGTGCTTTACGGCGGCATGATTGCGTTCTTCGCCTTCTTCTACACGGCCATTGTCTTCAATCCGAAGGATACGGCCGACAATCTGAAGAAGCATGGCGGCTTCATCCTCGGTATTCGCCCGGGCGAGCGCACTGCCGAATACATCGACTACGTCCTGACACGCATCACCGTTCTCGGTGCGATCTACCTGATGTTCGTCTGCATTCTGCCTGAAGTTCTCATCGCGCAGACCGGCGTGCCGTTCTACCTTGGTGGTACGTCGCTTTTGATTGTTGTCAGCGTGACCCTTGATACTGTAGCACAGGTGCAGGGTCACCTGATCGCTCAGCAGTACGAGGGGCTGATCAAGAAGTCGAAGCTGCGTGGAGGGAAGAGGGGACGATGA
- a CDS encoding adenylate kinase — protein MRLIFLGPPGAGKGTQAKLLTEKYNIPQLSTGDMLRAAVAEQSDVGKRAKAVMDAGQLVSDEIVNEIVSDRIDAPDCASGFILDGYPRTVPQAVALSKMLEGKGLVLDAVIELKVDEEALLRRIENRVAETIAAGGKVRSDDNPESVKKRLVEYREKTAPLSQHYASTGQLKTVDGMADVAVVTREIEKILG, from the coding sequence ATGAGGCTGATATTTTTGGGGCCGCCGGGTGCCGGCAAGGGCACACAGGCAAAGCTGCTGACGGAAAAGTATAACATTCCGCAGCTTTCCACCGGCGACATGCTGCGCGCGGCCGTTGCCGAGCAGAGCGACGTTGGCAAGCGTGCCAAGGCCGTGATGGATGCGGGGCAGCTGGTTTCCGACGAGATTGTCAACGAGATCGTTTCCGACCGCATCGATGCGCCGGATTGCGCATCGGGCTTCATTCTCGACGGATACCCGCGCACGGTTCCGCAGGCCGTGGCTCTGTCCAAGATGCTCGAAGGCAAGGGGCTTGTGCTCGATGCCGTGATCGAGTTGAAGGTCGATGAAGAAGCGCTTTTGAGGCGCATCGAGAATCGTGTAGCAGAAACCATTGCTGCAGGCGGCAAGGTTCGTTCGGATGACAATCCGGAATCGGTGAAGAAGCGTCTCGTCGAATATCGCGAGAAGACAGCACCGCTTTCGCAGCATTATGCCTCGACCGGTCAGTTGAAGACTGTCGATGGCATGGCGGATGTCGCGGTTGTTACCCGCGAGATCGAGAAAATCCTGGGTTAG
- the rpsM gene encoding 30S ribosomal protein S13, whose amino-acid sequence MARIAGVNIPTAKRVVIALTYIHGIGPKFAREIMEKAGLPADKRVHQLTDSEILQIREAIDRDYQVEGDLRRETSMNIKRLMDLGCYRGLRHRRSLPVRGQRTHTNARTRKGPAKAIAGKKK is encoded by the coding sequence GTGGCTCGTATCGCTGGCGTCAACATCCCGACTGCAAAGCGCGTTGTTATCGCGCTGACCTATATTCACGGGATCGGTCCGAAATTTGCGCGGGAAATCATGGAAAAGGCCGGTCTTCCGGCTGACAAGCGTGTCCATCAACTGACGGACTCTGAAATCCTGCAGATCCGCGAAGCCATCGACCGCGATTACCAGGTCGAAGGTGACCTGCGTCGCGAGACGTCGATGAACATCAAGCGTCTGATGGACCTGGGCTGCTACCGCGGCCTGCGTCATCGTCGCTCGCTGCCGGTTCGCGGTCAGCGCACGCACACCAATGCTCGCACCCGCAAGGGTCCGGCAAAGGCGATTGCTGGCAAGAAGAAGTAA
- the rpsK gene encoding 30S ribosomal protein S11, whose protein sequence is MAKEATRVRRRERKNISTGVAHVNSSFNNTMITITDAQGNAIAWSSAGSKGFKGSRKSTPFAAQMAAEDAAKKAQEHGMKTLEVEVCGPGSGRESALRALQAAGFMITSIRDVTPIPHNGCRPRKKRRV, encoded by the coding sequence ATGGCCAAAGAAGCCACCCGCGTTCGCCGTCGCGAACGTAAGAACATTTCCACGGGCGTTGCTCACGTCAACTCCTCGTTCAACAACACCATGATCACCATCACCGACGCGCAGGGCAATGCGATTGCCTGGTCGTCGGCCGGCTCGAAGGGCTTCAAGGGTTCGCGCAAGTCGACCCCGTTCGCAGCCCAGATGGCTGCCGAAGATGCTGCCAAGAAGGCGCAGGAACACGGCATGAAGACGCTCGAAGTCGAAGTTTGCGGCCCGGGTTCGGGTCGTGAATCGGCTCTGCGCGCGCTGCAGGCTGCAGGCTTCATGATCACCTCGATCCGTGACGTTACGCCGATCCCGCACAACGGTTGCCGTCCGCGCAAGAAGCGCCGCGTCTGA
- a CDS encoding DNA-directed RNA polymerase subunit alpha, whose product MIQKNWQELIKPNKVEFSSSGRTKVSLVAEPLERGFGLTLGNALRRVLLSSLRGAAVTAVQIDGVLHEFSSIPGVREDVTDIVLNIKEIAIKMDGDDAKRMVVRKQGPGVVTAGDIQTVGDIEILNPNHVICTLDEGAEIRMEFTVNNGKGYVPADRNRSEDAPIGLIPVDSLYSPVKKVSYKVENTREGQVLDYDKLSMQIETDGSVTGEDAVAFAARILQDQLGVFVNFDEPQKEAEEEAVTELAFNPALLKKVDELELSVRSANCLKNDNIVYIGDLIQKTEAEMLRTPNFGRKSLNEIKEVLASMGLHLGMEVPAWPPENIEDLAKRYEDQY is encoded by the coding sequence ATGATTCAGAAAAACTGGCAGGAACTCATCAAGCCGAACAAGGTCGAGTTCTCCTCTTCCGGCCGCACCAAGGTAAGCCTTGTTGCCGAGCCGCTTGAGCGTGGCTTTGGCCTGACCCTCGGCAACGCGCTTCGCCGCGTTCTTTTGTCGTCGCTTCGTGGCGCTGCGGTTACCGCGGTGCAGATCGACGGCGTCTTGCACGAGTTCTCCTCGATCCCGGGCGTCCGGGAAGACGTGACGGATATCGTGCTCAACATCAAGGAAATCGCCATCAAGATGGATGGCGACGACGCAAAGCGCATGGTCGTGCGCAAGCAGGGGCCGGGCGTTGTTACCGCCGGTGACATCCAGACGGTTGGCGATATCGAAATCCTCAACCCGAACCATGTGATCTGCACCCTCGACGAGGGCGCAGAGATCCGCATGGAGTTCACCGTCAACAACGGCAAGGGCTATGTGCCGGCCGACCGTAACCGTTCGGAAGATGCTCCGATCGGCCTCATCCCGGTCGACAGCCTGTACTCGCCGGTCAAGAAAGTGTCCTACAAGGTGGAAAACACCCGCGAAGGCCAGGTTCTCGACTACGATAAGCTGTCGATGCAGATCGAGACCGATGGTTCCGTCACCGGTGAAGATGCCGTCGCATTTGCAGCGCGCATCCTTCAGGACCAGCTCGGCGTCTTCGTCAACTTCGACGAACCGCAGAAGGAAGCCGAAGAAGAAGCCGTTACCGAACTGGCCTTCAACCCGGCGCTCCTCAAGAAGGTCGACGAACTGGAACTTTCCGTCCGTTCGGCGAACTGCCTGAAGAACGACAACATCGTCTATATCGGCGACCTCATTCAGAAGACCGAAGCCGAAATGCTTCGCACTCCGAACTTTGGCCGCAAGTCGCTGAACGAAATCAAGGAAGTTCTCGCTTCCATGGGCCTGCACCTCGGCATGGAAGTGCCTGCATGGCCGCCCGAGAATATCGAAGATCTCGCCAAGCGCTACGAAGACCAGTACTGA
- the rplQ gene encoding 50S ribosomal protein L17 has protein sequence MRHGVAGRKLNRTASHRKAMFANMAASLIEHEQIVTTLPKAKEIRPIVEKLVTLGKRGDLHARRQAISQIRDVAVVAKLFDAIASRYATRNGGYLRIMKAGYRHGDNAALAVIEFVDRDPAAKGAKDLARVAAEAEAEAA, from the coding sequence ATGCGCCACGGTGTAGCCGGCCGCAAGCTGAATAGAACTGCAAGCCATCGAAAGGCAATGTTTGCCAATATGGCTGCCTCGCTCATCGAACATGAGCAGATCGTCACGACCTTGCCGAAGGCAAAGGAAATCCGTCCGATCGTCGAGAAGCTCGTAACTCTCGGCAAGCGCGGCGACCTGCACGCTCGTCGTCAGGCCATCTCGCAGATCCGCGACGTTGCTGTTGTTGCCAAGCTTTTTGACGCGATCGCTTCGCGTTACGCAACCCGCAACGGCGGTTACCTGCGCATCATGAAGGCCGGCTATCGTCACGGCGACAACGCAGCTCTCGCAGTCATCGAATTCGTTGACCGCGATCCCGCTGCCAAGGGTGCCAAGGATCTGGCCCGCGTTGCTGCCGAAGCAGAAGCTGAAGCCGCTTAA